One Dromiciops gliroides isolate mDroGli1 chromosome 3, mDroGli1.pri, whole genome shotgun sequence DNA segment encodes these proteins:
- the EIF2A gene encoding eukaryotic translation initiation factor 2A isoform X2, translated as MAPSTPLLAVRGSEGLYMVNGPPNCTENTVFLRESGKNCKVYAFSKDGSLFAWCNGEKVNLVNVADNELLHSFNLPKAVCLEFSPKNSVLAIWQPYTAPKDGTSGVPNLQLYDVKTGKCLKSFIQKKMQNWCPSWADDESICARNVNNEVHFFENNNFGTIANKLHLQKISDFVLSPGPQPCKVAVYVPGSKGAPSFVRLYQYPSFSGPHAALANKSFFKADKVTMLWNKKATAVLVIASTDVDKTGASYYGEQTLHYIATNGESAVVQLPKNGPIYDVVWNSSSTEFCAVYGFMPAKATIFNLKCDPVFDFGTGPRNAAYYSPHGHILVLAGFGNLRGQMEVWDVKNYKLISKPVASDSTYFAWCPDGEHIVTATCAPRLRVSNGYKIWHYTGSILHKYDVPSNAEIWQVSWQPFLDGVFPAKAVTYQAVPSEVPEVEAKVAKAYRPPALRNKPITSSKLRDNPDGPRAV; from the exons tCCGAGGATCAGAGGGGCTCTACATGGTGAACGGGCCACCAAATTGTACAGAAAATACAGTATTTCTAAG GGAATCAGGGAAAAATTGCAAAGTCTATGCCTTTAGTAAGGACGGAAGCCTCTTTGCTTGGTGTAATGGAGAAAA GGTAAATCTTGTGAATGTCGCTGACAATGAGTTGCTACATTCCTTCAATCTTCCAAAAGCAGTTTGCCTTGAATTTTCACCAAAAAATAGTGTCCTAGCAATATGGCAGCCTTACACAG CTCCTAAAGATGGAACATCAGGAGTACCTAATCTACAACTTTATgatgtgaaaactggaaaatgtcTGAAGTCTTTCATCCAGAAGAAAATGCAGaactg GTGTCCATCTTGGGCAGATGATGAAAGCATTTGTGCCAGGAATGTTAACAATGAAGTCCATTTCTTTGAAAACAACAACTTCG GTACAATTGCAAACAAACTCCATTTGCAAAAAATTAGTGATTTTGTGTTATCACCAGGACCGCAACCATGCAAG GTGGCCGTCTACGTTCCTGGCAGCAAGGGAGCCCCATCCTTTGTGAGGCTGTACCAGTACCCCAGTTTTAGTGGACCTCATGCTGCTCTGGCTAACAAGAGCTTCTTTAAGGCTGATAAGGTGACAATGCTATGGAATAAAAAAG CCACTGCTGTGTTAGTAATTGCAAGTACAGATGTTGACAAGACAGGAGCTTCTTATTACGGAGAACAAACCCTACACTACATTGCAACCAATGGAGAAAGTGCCGTGGTGCAATTAC CAAAAAATGGTCCCATATATGATGTAGTATGGAATTCCAGTTCCACCGAGTTTTGTGCCGTTTATGGTTTCATGCCAGCCAAAGCTACAATTTTCAATTTGAAATGTGATCCTGTGTTTGACTTTGGAACTGGTCCTCGTAATGCAGCCTACTACAGTCCACACGGACATATATTGgtgcttgctggctttggaaaTCTCCGGGGCCAGATGGAGGTGTGGGATGTTAAAAACTACAAACTTATTTCCAAGCCAGTGGCTTCAGATTCAACGTACTTTGCCTGGTGCCCAGATGGAGAGCATATCGTAACTGCTACCTGTGCTCCAAGGCTGCGTGTTAGTAATGGGTACAAGATTTGGCATTACACTGGCTCCATTCTACACAAGTATGACGTCCCATCGAATGCAGAAATATGGCAAGTGTCTTGGCAGCCATTTTTGGATGGAGTATTTCCTGCAAAAGCAGTAACTTACCAAGCAGTACCAAGCGAAGTGCCAGAGGTGGAGGCTAAGGTGGCAAAGGCTTACAGACCCCCAGCTTTAAGAAACAAACCCATAACGAGCTCCAAACTG